One window of the Pseudomonas knackmussii B13 genome contains the following:
- a CDS encoding nucleotidyltransferase family protein gives MTTVALLLAAGFGRRFGADKRRVRLADGRTLLAASLANARAVFDEVRVVLRAEDDPIELGLPVDIPLVRCVDAESGLGHSLAAGVASLEECAADCVAILLGDMPWLAESTLRLLLQQATAQRIVFPQHDGQRGHPVLFGRAFWPELLQLQGDEGARAVLQAHRDAWHPVVVDDSGVLRDVDTPAALD, from the coding sequence GTGACGACAGTCGCCCTTTTGCTCGCCGCCGGCTTCGGCCGGCGCTTCGGTGCCGACAAGCGTCGAGTGCGCCTGGCTGACGGCCGCACGCTGTTGGCTGCGAGCCTGGCCAACGCCCGCGCGGTGTTCGACGAAGTGCGCGTGGTGTTGCGCGCCGAGGACGATCCAATCGAGCTTGGCCTGCCTGTGGATATCCCGCTGGTGCGCTGCGTCGACGCAGAGTCCGGCCTGGGCCACAGCCTCGCGGCTGGCGTCGCTTCCCTGGAAGAGTGCGCGGCTGACTGCGTGGCCATCCTGCTGGGCGACATGCCCTGGCTCGCCGAATCGACCCTGCGGTTGTTGCTGCAGCAGGCCACTGCTCAACGCATTGTCTTCCCCCAGCACGACGGCCAGCGCGGCCATCCGGTGCTGTTCGGTCGCGCCTTCTGGCCGGAGCTGCTGCAGTTGCAGGGCGACGAGGGCGCCCGCGCTGTACTGCAGGCGCACCGCGATGCCTGGCATCCCGTGGTGGTGGACGATTCGGGCGTGCTGCGCGACGTGGATACGCCGGCCGCGCTCGACTAG
- a CDS encoding XdhC family protein, producing the protein MQHLDLQVVRQALKWSVEGQRVWLCTVLFTYGSAPRAPGSLLAVNGQGQWVGSLSGGCVEDDFLERVAAGEFADPVRVVRYGEGDERSNIRLPCGGILDVLVENLAADCDVQAHLRELESALLGQRRLLREVNLETGARHLRDDHSHGPRVERDQAHVQLRVGAAQRLLLAGYSSVAHFCAEFGKGLGFEVILCDPREEALDGAVLDGIEIRRELPSIFIANGGCHADTAVVALTHDPKIDDLAMLEAVRTEAFYIGVMGSRTTSAKRMERLQRVGGLGEAELARIHAPIGLNLGSKTPAEIALAVLADILRVRSGIARESL; encoded by the coding sequence GTGCAACATCTCGATCTGCAAGTGGTTCGCCAGGCGCTGAAGTGGTCCGTCGAGGGCCAGCGCGTCTGGCTCTGCACCGTGCTCTTCACCTACGGCTCGGCGCCCCGCGCGCCGGGCTCGCTGCTGGCGGTGAACGGGCAGGGGCAATGGGTCGGTTCGCTGTCCGGCGGCTGCGTCGAGGATGATTTCCTCGAACGCGTCGCCGCCGGCGAGTTCGCCGATCCGGTGCGAGTCGTGCGCTACGGCGAAGGCGACGAGCGCAGCAACATCCGCCTGCCCTGCGGCGGCATCCTCGACGTGCTGGTGGAAAACCTGGCGGCGGACTGCGACGTCCAGGCCCACCTGCGCGAGCTGGAATCGGCGCTGCTCGGCCAGCGTCGCCTGCTCCGCGAAGTGAACCTGGAAACCGGCGCGCGCCACTTGCGCGACGACCATAGCCATGGCCCGCGCGTGGAGCGCGACCAGGCGCACGTGCAACTGCGCGTGGGCGCCGCGCAAAGGCTGCTGCTGGCGGGTTACTCCAGCGTCGCGCACTTCTGCGCCGAGTTCGGCAAGGGCCTGGGCTTCGAGGTGATCCTCTGCGATCCCCGCGAGGAAGCGCTGGACGGCGCGGTGTTGGACGGCATCGAGATCCGCCGCGAACTGCCGTCGATCTTCATCGCCAACGGCGGCTGCCATGCCGACACTGCGGTGGTGGCGCTGACCCACGATCCGAAGATCGACGACCTGGCGATGCTCGAAGCGGTGCGCACCGAGGCGTTTTATATCGGTGTGATGGGCTCGCGTACCACCTCGGCGAAACGCATGGAACGCCTCCAGCGCGTTGGCGGTTTGGGGGAGGCGGAGCTGGCGCGTATCCACGCGCCCATCGGTCTCAACCTGGGCAGCAAGACGCCGGCGGAAATCGCTTTGGCGGTGCTCGCCGACATCCTTCGCGTACGCAGCGGCATTGCCCGCGAGAGCCTGTGA
- a CDS encoding cytochrome c, translating into MARLLSGLLLAAGFGLAASAQAADAELVKRGEYLARAADCMACHTAEGGAPYAGGLPIASPFGTIYGSNITPDKDHGIGAYSADEFFAALTQGKRKDGANLYPAMPYTSYHLIKREDADAIYAYLMSVEPVHRPAPQTALSFPFNVRVGLAGWNMLYGKGVQLPSAEGKSETWQRGQYLVEVLGHCGECHTPRNAIGALQQDKRLSGGLLNGYLAPSLLPEDLAARGWNQADLAAFLEHGMSGQGSMFNEMFPVHHHSTQHLESQDLAAMATYLLGDTPPTAKAVQHVPYPQLSESSKRGRQQYLNVCAGCHGMEGEGKPHIAVAMQGNTTLRLSDTRNLLRVVVDGIGEQQFGGFERMQPMPGFAEKLDDAQLTDLLNYLRQSWGGLPGDLDVQAVSQLKSDGVPAHAGKAM; encoded by the coding sequence ATGGCGCGACTGCTATCCGGCCTGCTGCTGGCCGCCGGCTTCGGCCTGGCCGCCAGTGCCCAGGCGGCCGATGCCGAACTGGTCAAGCGCGGCGAATACCTGGCGCGTGCCGCCGACTGCATGGCCTGCCACACCGCCGAGGGCGGCGCGCCCTACGCGGGCGGCCTGCCGATCGCCTCGCCGTTCGGCACCATCTACGGCAGCAACATCACCCCGGACAAGGACCACGGCATCGGCGCCTACAGCGCCGACGAGTTCTTCGCGGCCCTCACCCAGGGCAAGCGCAAGGACGGCGCCAACCTCTATCCGGCGATGCCCTACACCTCGTACCACCTCATCAAGCGCGAGGATGCCGATGCCATCTACGCCTACCTGATGAGCGTCGAGCCGGTGCACCGCCCGGCGCCGCAGACCGCGCTGAGCTTCCCGTTCAACGTGCGCGTCGGCCTCGCCGGCTGGAACATGCTCTACGGCAAGGGTGTGCAACTGCCCAGCGCCGAAGGCAAGAGCGAGACCTGGCAGCGCGGCCAGTACCTGGTGGAAGTGCTCGGCCACTGCGGCGAGTGCCACACGCCGCGCAACGCCATCGGTGCGCTGCAGCAGGACAAGCGCCTGTCCGGCGGTCTGCTCAATGGCTACCTGGCGCCCAGCCTGCTGCCCGAGGACCTCGCCGCGCGGGGCTGGAACCAGGCGGACCTCGCGGCCTTCCTGGAACACGGCATGAGCGGCCAGGGCAGCATGTTCAACGAGATGTTCCCGGTGCATCACCACAGCACCCAGCACCTGGAGAGCCAGGACCTCGCGGCCATGGCCACCTACCTGCTGGGAGATACCCCGCCGACGGCCAAGGCGGTGCAGCACGTGCCTTATCCACAGCTGTCCGAGAGCTCCAAGCGCGGCCGCCAGCAGTACCTCAACGTCTGCGCCGGTTGCCACGGCATGGAAGGCGAGGGCAAGCCGCACATCGCCGTGGCCATGCAGGGCAACACCACCCTGCGCCTGAGCGACACGCGCAACCTGCTGCGGGTGGTGGTCGACGGCATCGGCGAACAACAGTTCGGCGGTTTCGAACGCATGCAGCCGATGCCCGGCTTCGCCGAGAAACTGGATGACGCGCAACTGACCGATCTGCTCAACTACCTGCGTCAATCCTGGGGCGGCCTGCCTGGCGATCTCGACGTCCAGGCGGTGTCGCAGCTGAAGTCCGATGGCGTGCCGGCCCATGCCGGCAAGGCGATGTAA